The Arachidicoccus terrestris genome includes the window TAATTTTGATGAGAAGCCTGATACGGATGTATGGGCACTGGCCAATAACTACGTAAGCGTCGTGCCGGTGCAATTTGACCTGACCAATTACAAATTAAAAGAAACGCTGGAAAAACAACTACATTTTGATGCTTAAAAAAGATAATGTTAAACTGGGAATACTGATCGGCCTTTTGGCACCGTCGATCGGTATACTGGGGTATTATCTGGTTAAGTTCTTTCCCGTTTTTTCCTTTAAAGAGTATGCAAGGGCTGTCTTTCATAATAAATCTATACTGACGGCCGTATCCAGTATATCTTTGATGGCCAATGTAATCATCTTCACTTACTATATCAATCGCAAGATCGATCAGACGGCGAAGGGTATTTTTTTGATCACCTGCATTTATATTCTGGCCGTTCTTGTTTATAAAATCGTTTAACGCTGGGCTATGGAATATTTTGTCCATCTCCAAAAGGATAAACATTTACGAAAGGCACTTTTAAGCCCGCTGCCTCCGCTGCAAGTGAGATCAGGAGCGCCTATCCGGCTGATTCAGTCTATTATGGGCCAGCAACTCAGCGTCCGAGTCGCCCAAGTACTCCATGAGCGCTTTTTCAGACTCTGTGGCCGAAAAAATCCCTCCCTTAAGCTAATCAGCGACCTGGATCCAACGCAGCTTCGCTCCATTGGTCTCAGTAATGCTAAATCCCAGTATGTGCTGAATGTAGCCCGGTTCTGTCTGGATAACAAAGTAACCGATAAAAGGCTCCAGGGCATGGAATCTGAGGAGGTTATCGAATGGCTGACCCAGATCAAGGGCGTAGGGCGCTGGACAGTTGAAATGCTTTTAATGTTCACCCTGGGCCGCGAAAATATCTTTGCTGTGGATGATCTGGGTATTCAGCTGGCCATGGCCAGCTTATATAAACTTGATCGTGCAGACAAAAAGCAGTTCCGCCGTCAGGTGTTGGAGATTTCTGACGGGTGGAGCCCCTATAAAACGTACGGATGTATGCATTTATGGGCTTTTAAGGACAATACCCCTGCCTGAAAAGGCCTATTTTTTGCAAAAAAAATAACGGATTTGCTCCCTAATCAGTACATTTGCCTCTTGTAAACGTTTCAAAATAATCAATAAGTAAAGATTTTTATGGCTACAACTTCTGATATCAGTCGTGGTTTAATCCTGAAATTAGACAATAACCTGTACTCTGTCGTAGAGTTCGGAGAAAATAAAACCGCAAGAGCCGCGGCCAAAGTATGGGCAAAGTTAAAAGGGGTGGATAACAACCGTACGATTGAAAAGACCTGGAACAGTGGAGAGACCATTTTTCCTGTCAGAGTAGAAAAACACGCATTTCAGTACCTATATAAAGATGAAACCGGGTATAATCTGATGAATAATGAGACATTTGAGCAGATTACCCTCGCTGAAGAAATGATTGATGCCCCCCAATTCCTAAAGGACGGTAGCGAAGTCAATGTATTTATCAATACAGAAACAGAACAGCCCATTGGTGCTGAATTACCTGAAAAAATTGTTCTGCAGGTAACTTATTGTGAACCCGGCCTGAAAGGCGATACCGCTACCCGTGCCACCAAGCCTGCCACGCTGGAAACAGGCGCTACTGTCAATGTGCCGCTTTTTGTCAATGAAGGGGAATTGATCCGTATCAATACAAAGACCGGGGATTACGTAGAAAGAGTGAAGGAGTAGGAGACTACTTGTCCTTTGCCTTGAAGCTGGGTAAATGCGTTTCCGAAGATGAAGGAAAGGGTTTTTGCCTCGCTTTCCAGCGCCCGCTATTTTTAGAGAAAACCGCATGGTATATTAAACACATGCTATGTTTTTTTAGTATAGAAAAATTCGGTAATTTTCAATAAAATTGTAATTATTCATAATTAATTTTTAACCATGGAATATAAACAGATCCAGGAACTTATCAAGACGATTAACAAAAGCAATATAGGCGAGCTTTCCATCGAGGAGAAGGATTTCAAGATCACCATCAAGCAGAAAAAGGAAAACATCCAGACTTTTGTTAATGCGCAGCCCATTCAACCGAATTTTCTGCCACAGGCGGCAGCACCCGCTCCATTGCCTCAGCAAGGTCCAGCACCCGCTGCTGAAAAGAAAGCAGCGGCAGCCGATACGAGCAACCTGGTCACCATCAAGAGCCCGATGATCGGCACATTTTACCGTCGCGCCTCCCCGGATAAGCCCTTACTCGTTGAAGTGGGACAGGAAGTAAAACCCGGACAGTCTGTCTGTATAATTGAAGCCATGAAACTGTTCAATGAAATCGAAAGCGAGGTGTCAGGTACGGTTGTAAAAGTACTGGTAGATGACGCCTCTCCGGTGGAATTCGATCAGCCTTTATTTTTGGTAGAACCCCAATAAAGAAAGATATAGCGCCCGGCCGTATGGCCTGGCCTGTTTGTTTAGGGCCGGTTGGCCCAGTTAATTTTTCCCCGGTGAACAAGACAGACAGGGGTTAGGATACTAAAGGCAAGTGTCAGATGTGATGTATCAGCTTTCTGTGTCCATTTAATCATGACCAAATTCATACAATGTTTAAGAAGATATTAATTGCCAATCGCG containing:
- a CDS encoding DNA-3-methyladenine glycosylase family protein → MEYFVHLQKDKHLRKALLSPLPPLQVRSGAPIRLIQSIMGQQLSVRVAQVLHERFFRLCGRKNPSLKLISDLDPTQLRSIGLSNAKSQYVLNVARFCLDNKVTDKRLQGMESEEVIEWLTQIKGVGRWTVEMLLMFTLGRENIFAVDDLGIQLAMASLYKLDRADKKQFRRQVLEISDGWSPYKTYGCMHLWAFKDNTPA
- the efp gene encoding elongation factor P, with the translated sequence MATTSDISRGLILKLDNNLYSVVEFGENKTARAAAKVWAKLKGVDNNRTIEKTWNSGETIFPVRVEKHAFQYLYKDETGYNLMNNETFEQITLAEEMIDAPQFLKDGSEVNVFINTETEQPIGAELPEKIVLQVTYCEPGLKGDTATRATKPATLETGATVNVPLFVNEGELIRINTKTGDYVERVKE
- the accB gene encoding acetyl-CoA carboxylase biotin carboxyl carrier protein, translated to MEYKQIQELIKTINKSNIGELSIEEKDFKITIKQKKENIQTFVNAQPIQPNFLPQAAAPAPLPQQGPAPAAEKKAAAADTSNLVTIKSPMIGTFYRRASPDKPLLVEVGQEVKPGQSVCIIEAMKLFNEIESEVSGTVVKVLVDDASPVEFDQPLFLVEPQ